The Syngnathus scovelli strain Florida chromosome 11, RoL_Ssco_1.2, whole genome shotgun sequence region acacacacacacacaatgatacggctttttttttttttttataacatccAGTGGAAATAACccatacacatcaaacaatacaactacccCAAAACTAATTGGCTcgggtaattaacacatttctttctataatacaatacttctagtccttgggggccgcgttccaacatgttttccaacatgccctcgttaagcgcacctgcgtgaaaagttttagccactttcacgttcaaaaggagctaaaacttttcacgcacctgcacttaatgagggaatcacccggacactccattaggtacaccgccattttcaagtgtacctaataacaggccactttattagggaaatatggtcaaagcttaaatgaaagtgaaaagtgccacacccgccctcacccctactttctgattggctgcttgatctgtgacgtcattcagACACTcaattaggtacactgccatatTACGGGGTTCCTAATAAAAGGCCAATTCataagggaaaaatcatggtcaaagcttaattgaaagtgaaaagtgccacacccgccctcacccccactttctgattggctgtttgatctgtgacgtcactcagacactccattaggtacaccgccattttaaagggttcctaataacaggccactttattagggaaatatcatggtcaaagcttaattgaaagtgaaaagtgccacacccgccctcacccccactttctgattggctgtttgatctgtgacgtcattcggacactctATTGGGTACACCGCTATTTTCTGGTTCGATCacgaagattcacgagtgacagacagcgttcccgctatgccagccgacacacgttatgccgacattgatgttttaattttgtatttgttggattgtagttgatggtgtttgtgtttgaataaaaggttgggaaaaaaaatccgttttgccgacatttgttattttgggggacaccaactcataacaacgtaaaacatacatattgtcatataaaacagtcaaccaaatgtcagatttttatgttttaattggcgaatataaaaacaaggaataaaacaccagacaagttttaacatacatgtttatttaataataataataataataataataataataatacatttcaaaccaaattttcaaaagaatatgaaaataaaataaagcaaaaacCAAGTAGGTGGTGGGTTCAATCCTCAAGCCTGATGATCATGCCAAAAACCGCTACTGTTTACAACATAACTCTTGAAAACTTGACCAGGCAACAACCCGAGAGAATTATGAAACGCTATTCTGACTGCTCATTACCATAATATACACAGGAAATCAGTAAAGTCACTGTTATGAGCATTTAGGTGATAAAAGTGGAAGAGGTGTGCATGCTTCCGAAAACACGATGAGCAATAGTGCCCGAAGAGCAGATTAAGACCGCACTGCAACGGTTTGGTCTGCAGTTGCACGTGACAGAAAGTCAGCTGTGTGAACCGGCTATTGTACAAAGTCCAAGTTTGTCCCTAATCAAAATACTTTGAACCCTTACCTACTCTTCAAACTTGATGAATGTCAAATATCTGTCACCCTGAAATGTGATGACTATATTTAAAATTGTCATCATTTGAAACTTGACTATATTTAAAATGATCATTTGGGCACACTGACAGGCTGTTCTTAATTAAATtgtcaatttaaaaacaaattcttAACACAATTTAtggaaaattaataaataaataaaatcatttggGCACACTGACATGCTCttcttaatcaaatcgtcaatttgaaaaaaatcttaACACAACTTATGGAAAATGAATAGGGTGCTTGTTGATCAGATCAAGTGGGAGGGTATTTTCCTTCTTTGTGTTGGCTGAATAAGATTCTTGTGGTTGTGTTTACCTGAGTAGAATTCCCTGGAAGGGTGCTGACGTCATCTCACGTGTGGCTTCGTCTATAAGAGTCGCTTGCTACTCAGCAGCACTCAGAACACGCCTCAGCCGGCTCTGCAATAACTTCCCATGGACACCCGGTAAGTTCTCAAGTCTCTTTGTGAAGTCTTTGTGTGTGATAAGTGTATTGACTGATAATTGCCATCTTTTCAAAGAGTGCCTTCGATCATGTCTCAAAATAAAGATCTggagtgtgtggtgtgtttctaCAACTACTCGCGCAGCGAGCGGATCCCACGAATGCTGCACTGCGGTCACACCTTCTGCGCTCCATGTCTGGAGAAACTGGCCAACGTGAACAGCGTGATCCGGACCATCTGCTGCCCACTGTGCCGCTGGGTCACCTGCACTCAGGCCAGTCTGACCCTGCCCGGGGCCTTGTGGGTCAATACCGAGATCTGGGATGAGATAGCAGTAAAGGAGCAGAAGAAGATCAGGACGAGGACGAGGGGCAATTCCGTGGAGGACTCGAACAAGCTCATCAGGCCAATGCTGTAAGAAAAAAATCCTTTAAACATTTCTCACTGGAAAAGCTGTTTAAGCATATATTCCCTTGACATACATGTTAATCTTCAATACTACTTGTAAAGCGCTCGATAAATGGAAAATATTCACGGAAAATTTGAAAAACATCCCAAAGTCAATTATTGGGCCTGACTATTCTGATGAATGCTCAAAGAGCTTACTATATTGTCACGGATCTTGTAaatatgaatataaaaaaacatctttctctttttctcctcAGCTTGGATTCCAATCACATTGCTCTCAAGTCTACACTCAAAAAAATTTTCAACTGTATTGCAGTGCATGAGCAACATTTGCAGGCCACTGATGTTTCCAATGTCTTTTGACTTCCATTTGGACCAAGcccatatttttcttttttttttattcaacttgTATATAGTTTTTTAAGAAATGAAATTACTGTAAACCAACAAGCAAACATACTGTTTACTTATTATTTATACAGGTTTATTGTTGCATGCCATTATCTACCTACACTTAAGTCCATCCGAAGGAAACTTAAGTGATGTGAATTTGTACTTTTCTGAATGGtgcttaaataaaataaaataatactgtgAATATCTCTATCTCCATTTAATTAATTTACTATACATTACTTAATGATGGAAAACTATGAATCCTCTGAATAAATATATGCATTTTATATCCTTTTTTTCCCACATAGTTAtcatttacattatttttaaattaattgagCATATTACTAAGTATAATTTACTCTTCAGGAGTGACAGTGAATATCCATAGttgtttttcaaatttatttatttatttatttatttagacagGACAGCTCCAGTTTGATGAACACTCAAGGTATAGGCATATATACAAACATCCCAGTGTAATTAGCCAGAgctaaatatttatatttattaattgtgtgttgctattttccccatgttgttgttttttgtttttttttaaacaaataattCTTATACTTAGCATCACTGCACTTTTTCATCTAGTTTAAAAAGTCTCCATGGTGCAGCCTATTAAACTTTTATGGACTACATTTAGTGGTCTTAATTACTTCAAAGTTAGTAGAGCAGTCGTTGCACGTACCTATTGCTgtcattttcaaagtcaaagattaACTTTCATTACACCTTCTTACTCGTATTGTACTCAACTCATTTGTTTGACGATGGATGGGGCGCAATGTTTTTGCGCCCCCTTGCGGATGCCTGGGGACACTGCTGTGATTCTCTCTCACAAAggccagcagagggcagtgtTTCACTTCTCAGACCGGCCCACTAAATACAGTTGAATGCTACAGCATTATAGGTTTTAAAGCAATATAGCGTGATCCCCCGTTTATTGCTGATAAATGGTTCCAAGACCCCCAGGATAGGCGAAAATCCACGATATGGTGTGAATATTTTTACGATATCTGCAGAAAAACTTttataattgtatttttaaacattttattgtattttaaaacactttttgaacattttaaagTGAAACTGACTTTTAGAAATATTCTTTCGGGTTCACTAAAATGATTTATGATCTGCTCTGGACTCGATCTTCTGTCTGTTGACGCCACACTACGCGTGACTGTCTGGAGTGTGAAGGTGCAACGCAAATAAAGGTGTCAATAAAGCACAGTTAAGATTGTTAATTGTTAAGATAACGTATTATCGCAATGGGCCTTACATAAACGAAACTCTTTGGAAATACAATCAAGACTTCCATGGAAGAGTGCTCGTGTGTCACGTGCTCAAAATAAACTGTTGGGTGCTTAAAACCATCACAAACATCAAGAAGCATTCAAAGCAAATCTCAGCCAGTTTCTCCACTAACTTCTTGAGACAACACTACTCTCATCAGTAGTCAGCATGTCTCCAAATGAAGATTTcgagtgtgtggtgtgtttataCAACTACTCACGAAGTTATCGAGTCCCACGCCTGCTGCACTGCAATCACACGTTCTGCGCTCCATGTTTGGAGAAACTGACCAACGCGGAGAATGCGACCCAAACCATCTGCTGCCCACTTTGTCGTGAGGTCACCACTTTTCAAGCTAACCTGGCCTTACCTGAGGCATTGTGGGTAAACACTGAGATTTGGGATCAGATACCAGAGAAAGAGCAAAAAAGGACCAGGGAGAAATTTGCAAAGCAACTCATCGGGCCAGTGTGGTAAGCAGAACTTCTCTTTCTAACATTGTCATGTGAAATGTTGGAGATTGAAAGTCaaacccactttttttttctctatttctCACCAGTTCGGATTCAAATCAAACTGTCGAGTCCAAGCTGCAGAAAGTTTTCAACTGCTTTGTGGTGGATGATTGACAAATTTCTTGGCCTTCAGACTTTCATATGGACCAATGCAACATTTCTTGTTGCTCACTCTTGAAATGCATTTTGTATCAAAGTTGTGTATTTTCTATGCAATCGCTGAACTGCACAGACTCAAGGTCCTCCCCTGACCATCTCAGTCCTCAAGCTTTCTTGAAAACCTGTGGAATGAGCCAAAGAGATTGCAAAGGAGAGGAACCAAGTTACTGaatgattgtgcaaagaagaatGTTGGAAGATCAGCTTGTTTTGTtggcaaaaattttgttttaaagTATTACTGGTTAGATTTCAGTATTTGAAGAAGCTTAAGAACACTGCTAGGTTTTTATTTCACTTGGGAAAGCAGTTTAGTATGATCAATAACTTAAAAAGTGCAACTTTGCCATAGTATAACCAGGTTTTACACAAATTCACATGACATTTTATGACTAAATTCATTGTGTAAGAGGTAATAAACGATTTCCAgagaagttcaagttcaagtttattgtcaaaaattctatgtaacagggttagcacagaagtttgaaattgcgtttgaccagtctccaatgtgcagtttaactaaaaacatttaaataagacattgacataaatctctttctttctcatgtGATGGCAAATACCCACCTTCCACTTTTAGTGCCTCATGCTTTTGTACAGCCCCATGAAATGTGGTCGCTTGCGATTAGTGAATGAGGAATGAGTATGACAAGACAGGTTTGTGTTTGTGGTTATTTTATTGCAAACAGTGATGGTAGATTATTGAGCAGAAACATTTCCCTGAATTAGTTCTACAGAGTAGCATCTTTTACTACTAGAATAAGGTCAAATTACAGTTAAATACTCAGACattacaacacaaaacaatgcaAACACAACAGGGaagaattgactaaaaagctttTGAGAACCCACAGTCACCAGAAGACTTCACTGCAGTTAACCGAAGGAAAACATCTCTCTTCTGCAACATTTTGgctagatttttgtttttttaataactcgtTCTCCTAAATGCTCCTTGCACAACATGAAGTAATCAACCAAATGATTATATGCCAATATTCAGCAGTTAATCAGTGAGCATGCATCCCCTGCCTATCAAGGGAtgtatcttatttatttatttagctctTTACATAAAAACTGGCCTCACTTAAACCCATTAAAAAGGTCCGACTAAACAGTGGCTAGTGGATGTGTCATTGAATAAGTGTCACTATGACAATCGggatttattttctcttttaaaGTGAAACGGGATCACTTCCTATCTGAAACAATAAACCCTAAAAGCTTTTCCCCATCATTTGTCAGCATGACGATCTCGCTCATCTGGACTTCATAAATACATTCagttcaaaagaaaaacaaaatctaaATAAACTATTGCATGGTTCATCTGGCCTAAAACACTGTCACTACATAAACACACGATCACATGTGCACTTAAATTAACATTGAGCCATCACAATTGGGCCACCTTTTGCAGCTTCAACCCATCCCTATGCCATCGTCTTCCCACCGTACAAGAAACAAAACATAATTTAAAAATAGCAAAAGACATTTGTGAGTCAACGGACAAGTGTCAAGTACAGTTACTGTTAGGGTTAGCTAAAACACAGGGACTTACTGGATTAGTGTCAGCTAGTCCTCCACGAGCACAGGAAGCTGGCCTAAAAAGTGTCATCGCAGCTTGTGACAGGAGCAGAATCTCTCTTCACACAAAAACAATGAAGCACAACGCCTAATATGAAGTGGATAAAATAAGGGCGTCAGATAAGATCTAAGGGAAAACAAATAGAAAGGACAAGCCTTGTGATGGAAAGCAGCAATCGGATAAGTGACAGTCGtcccttgtaagtaagtgaatgAAGAATCTTATAGGTAAGGGTACTGCGCCAGGCGTCTGGGGCTCAGCTGGTAGGCGCCGTACGCCTCCGCCCGTGGCGTCACACTAACATAAGGGGAGGCCGCGGCGAACTGCTGCTGGTAGACCGCCGGCAGGCCGTGCAGCAGGCTGCTGACTGACTCCTTGCGGCCGGCCGAGTCTCTCCTGGAGGACGAGGAAGAAGAGGTGTATGTGGCTGCATAGGCGGAGGGGGAGTGTCCCGAGTGTCCGTGGCCTCCGTGCCCGGCGTGGCCTCCGTGGCCACGGCCCAGCAGCTGCTCCATGACCTGAGAGGCGGACGAGAGGGCGGTGGAGGCCGGGTAGGTGTACAGGCCGGGCCCGGCCGCCGAGACGGAGGCCAGGGCCGACACCTCGGGAAAGTTGTAGTGTGGAGCAGAGGCGGCCGCGGTGAAGGTCTGCTGCCGACTGTGGGATGCCCCCGTGCGCTCCTGAGATGAAGACACCAGGGGCTGCACCTTTGCGGCACACGCACAAATATTTACGTCAGCGTGGGACACAAATAATTCCTTTTTCTCCACACAAAAGCGGCCTCACCTGGCTGAGGTTTAAGGGGCGTGACTGGCTCAGCATCAGTCCGTGTCGCTCCAGGTTCTCCCCCGAACTACTTGGCTGCTGATGAGACATTCTCTTGGGTTTCATGTAGTTCACTGGGAGTGGCAAAGAAAAGAATGAGCGTTAACTACCGGAACATTCGATGCCACAATGACGGGTGGCTGAGGAATGAGTACGCCGCTCACCAGTTTCTGGGCGGCTACGTGAAGTTGCTCCTCTCTC contains the following coding sequences:
- the LOC125977059 gene encoding RING finger protein 224-like, with the protein product MDTRVPSIMSQNKDLECVVCFYNYSRSERIPRMLHCGHTFCAPCLEKLANVNSVIRTICCPLCRWVTCTQASLTLPGALWVNTEIWDEIAVKEQKKIRTRTRGNSVEDSNKLIRPMLLDSNHIALKSTLKKIFNCIAVHEQHLQATDVSNVF